One window of Marinomonas primoryensis genomic DNA carries:
- a CDS encoding ABC transporter ATP-binding protein — protein sequence MDSSVHLDNTVMQFGDFTAIQKTDLKIESGEFFSFLGPSGCGKTTILNMISGFLDPTEGDVKIGGQSMRGVPANKRPTSMIFQNLALFPLMTVAENIEFGLEVRGVSKSERKKASDRLLELVALEDSGAKKISELSGGQKQRIAIARALAVEPQVLLLDEPLSALDLKLRQHMRLELKEIQRKTGITFIYITHDQGEALTMSDRVAVMSAGQIQQVADPITLYRDPKTAFVASFVGENNGIRGKVIDSNPNFVVLDCGPLGKLAGRAQGDLAIGSDATLFVRPEHFRLQAEDGMHTLKASINEVNFEGAYLTLNASTPADQALSIQLATHQYSESLKKGTPVSLSYSEQDAIVIAGEDHV from the coding sequence ATGGATAGTAGTGTTCATTTAGATAATACCGTTATGCAATTTGGCGATTTTACTGCCATCCAGAAAACTGACTTAAAAATAGAATCGGGTGAATTTTTTAGTTTCTTAGGCCCGTCCGGTTGTGGCAAAACAACTATCTTGAACATGATCAGTGGTTTTTTAGATCCTACGGAAGGTGATGTTAAAATTGGTGGCCAAAGTATGCGTGGTGTGCCAGCCAATAAACGCCCGACTTCGATGATTTTTCAAAATCTCGCACTTTTTCCTCTTATGACTGTGGCTGAAAATATAGAATTTGGCTTAGAGGTTCGCGGCGTTTCGAAAAGTGAGCGCAAAAAAGCTTCTGACCGATTACTTGAGTTGGTGGCATTGGAAGACAGTGGTGCGAAAAAAATATCAGAGTTATCTGGTGGTCAAAAGCAACGTATTGCGATTGCCCGCGCGTTGGCCGTTGAACCACAAGTGTTACTACTTGATGAGCCGTTATCTGCACTTGATTTAAAGCTGCGTCAGCATATGCGTCTAGAGTTGAAAGAAATTCAGCGTAAAACAGGCATTACCTTTATTTATATTACTCATGACCAAGGTGAAGCGTTGACAATGTCGGATCGAGTCGCGGTTATGTCTGCTGGACAAATACAGCAAGTTGCCGATCCCATTACTCTTTACCGTGACCCTAAAACGGCTTTTGTCGCCTCCTTTGTGGGAGAAAATAATGGTATCCGAGGCAAGGTAATTGATAGCAACCCTAATTTCGTTGTCCTAGACTGCGGGCCGTTAGGCAAATTAGCAGGACGCGCTCAAGGTGATTTAGCGATTGGCAGTGATGCGACTTTATTTGTTCGTCCTGAGCATTTCAGACTGCAGGCAGAAGATGGGATGCATACATTAAAAGCCAGTATAAATGAAGTGAACTTTGAAGGCGCGTATTTGACGTTGAACGCAAGTACACCGGCGGATCAAGCGTTGTCTATTCAGCTTGCGACACATCAATATTCGGAATCCTTGAAGAAAGGAACGCCTGTTAGTCTTTCTTATAGTGAGCAAGATGCCATTGTCATTGCAGGAGAGGATCATGTTTAG
- a CDS encoding extracellular solute-binding protein, whose amino-acid sequence MTLSRRQFVKGASVAGAVAATPFSINQAIAANKELRIYAWAGYITDEMLSDFKAKTGINATFTPYGTNDELMNSLRATDGTGFDIIMPTVDRVPGYVDYDLIQPLDVKRVNWGGCLESALAGSDVGGIVNGKRYFAPSDWGTEAIAYNTQDASVNPKSLSYGDLWKPENAGGVTVRGHSALVGIGLWLEKAGKLPFPLLDSYKTEKAMRANFEVILKVAAEHKSSIAQFWSTENEAQGAFRTNGAVIGQTWDSTAFKLKTEGEPIAYGAPKEGALAWMEGFVIPKNANNTDSVYEFINWYYTPEAGAMFVKATGYNSTAKGADALLPAATKQFFQDSYSKQDLANLWWWPIQEPWYVALRNEYQDRYLSA is encoded by the coding sequence ATGACCCTTTCCCGTCGTCAATTCGTGAAAGGCGCCTCTGTTGCAGGTGCTGTTGCCGCTACCCCGTTTTCAATTAATCAAGCCATTGCTGCTAATAAAGAGCTGCGTATTTATGCGTGGGCTGGTTACATTACCGATGAAATGTTATCCGACTTTAAAGCAAAAACAGGCATCAATGCCACGTTTACTCCCTACGGTACAAACGATGAGTTGATGAACTCTTTGCGTGCTACGGATGGAACAGGTTTCGATATCATTATGCCAACCGTTGACCGTGTTCCTGGTTATGTTGACTATGATTTGATTCAGCCACTTGATGTGAAACGAGTGAACTGGGGCGGCTGTTTAGAAAGTGCTCTTGCTGGTTCAGATGTAGGGGGAATTGTAAACGGTAAGCGTTATTTTGCGCCATCCGATTGGGGGACGGAAGCCATAGCTTATAACACTCAAGATGCGAGTGTTAACCCTAAAAGCCTAAGCTACGGTGACTTGTGGAAGCCTGAAAATGCTGGTGGCGTTACAGTGCGTGGACATTCGGCTTTGGTTGGAATCGGCTTGTGGTTGGAGAAAGCTGGTAAGCTTCCTTTCCCACTACTTGACTCTTATAAAACTGAAAAAGCGATGCGTGCGAACTTTGAAGTCATTCTAAAAGTAGCTGCTGAACATAAGAGCTCTATTGCTCAGTTTTGGTCTACAGAGAATGAAGCGCAAGGAGCATTCCGTACCAATGGTGCCGTTATTGGTCAAACTTGGGACAGCACTGCATTCAAACTTAAAACAGAAGGTGAGCCTATTGCTTACGGTGCGCCCAAAGAAGGTGCATTGGCTTGGATGGAAGGTTTTGTTATTCCTAAAAATGCCAACAATACTGATTCAGTGTATGAGTTTATTAATTGGTATTATACGCCAGAAGCGGGTGCCATGTTTGTAAAAGCGACGGGCTATAACTCAACCGCTAAAGGTGCCGATGCATTATTGCCTGCAGCAACGAAACAGTTCTTTCAAGATTCTTACAGCAAGCAAGATCTTGCTAATCTTTGGTGGTGGCCAATTCAAGAACCTTGGTATGTTGCGCTTCGTAACGAATACCAAGACCGTTACTTGTCAGCATAA
- a CDS encoding methyl-accepting chemotaxis protein yields MKFRSAFEQSDTYTQVWEYSSIDLKQQIEGYLSSGEASALQTAEGFIQQQIRPALSTLPNSIKNPINEQLIEIEKSLQSDVRAAGKLSGSPFALIENNERQTLLSLDSLADKVQLLQAKNNLQTAAPYIASQAFLYADLAHVNSAKNDYLANNTPDNYQRLKQSVLTFQSHIKEFSNLPILVLDEEQNTDTADDLSSLMGWANESEINDEATDPLEETKSELRTWSSRYLKDVDSSLASIQQAIEAQNRIRTLISQLENILKAGTQDIQKSAQTTQEQTLLAFSIFVILMVLTTILVHVFQNKVVVKSAKDLYIAVKELVEHQNINTLKVGKNKNELSDVAHYLNRYLEQIAVQRQQRDTELNNISISLNDMLNAFGQVHELSTASNRELDSTLKMSNHIEVLANKAEVRAREVETYAIETNTAMTHSVGQAASLAVANQTTVERLNSSKKSLLNLESSVSSATSIVSGIRDISEQTNLLALNAAIEAARAGEHGRGFAVVASEVRTLSSRTQQSLEEITEIFALLSSATSKLKNNLELIESASTEQISLTQTLGQSAQEVLEKSKQSTQLAKKSTGYAAEQKLGMSDLNDAVVKVREQANESEEFMSKVTDSIKQKIQDITTTLGIK; encoded by the coding sequence ATGAAATTTCGTAGCGCCTTTGAGCAAAGCGACACTTATACGCAAGTGTGGGAGTACTCATCTATCGACTTAAAACAACAAATCGAAGGCTATTTATCTTCAGGGGAGGCCTCTGCCTTACAGACAGCAGAAGGGTTTATTCAACAGCAAATCCGCCCAGCACTCAGCACCTTGCCAAACTCGATTAAAAACCCCATAAATGAACAGCTGATTGAAATCGAGAAAAGTCTTCAATCCGATGTAAGAGCCGCCGGAAAATTATCTGGCAGCCCTTTTGCACTAATCGAAAACAACGAGCGCCAAACCCTGCTGTCTTTAGATTCCTTAGCTGACAAAGTACAGTTGCTTCAAGCAAAAAACAATTTACAAACTGCTGCACCTTATATCGCAAGCCAAGCCTTTTTATATGCTGACCTTGCTCATGTAAACAGTGCTAAAAACGATTATTTAGCCAACAACACACCAGACAATTATCAACGCCTAAAACAGTCTGTTTTAACCTTTCAATCTCACATCAAAGAGTTTAGCAACCTGCCTATACTTGTATTAGATGAAGAGCAAAACACAGACACAGCCGATGACTTATCCTCCTTAATGGGATGGGCGAATGAATCAGAAATCAATGATGAGGCAACCGACCCTCTAGAAGAAACCAAAAGCGAACTCCGTACTTGGTCTAGCCGCTATTTAAAAGACGTTGACTCTAGTCTCGCAAGTATTCAACAAGCCATTGAAGCACAAAATCGGATACGTACATTGATCAGCCAGCTTGAAAATATTTTAAAGGCTGGCACTCAGGACATTCAAAAAAGCGCTCAAACCACTCAAGAGCAGACACTACTGGCCTTTTCTATATTTGTTATTCTGATGGTATTGACCACTATCTTGGTACATGTTTTTCAAAATAAAGTCGTCGTAAAAAGCGCCAAAGATTTATACATTGCCGTCAAAGAATTAGTCGAGCACCAAAATATCAACACGCTCAAAGTAGGAAAAAACAAAAATGAGCTCTCTGACGTAGCGCATTACCTAAACCGTTATTTAGAGCAAATAGCGGTTCAGCGACAACAAAGAGACACCGAGCTCAACAACATTTCGATTTCACTCAACGACATGTTGAACGCCTTTGGGCAAGTGCACGAACTAAGTACCGCCTCGAACCGAGAATTAGACAGCACTCTAAAAATGTCCAACCACATCGAAGTGCTGGCGAACAAGGCTGAAGTCCGAGCACGTGAGGTAGAGACCTACGCAATAGAAACAAATACCGCCATGACACACAGCGTCGGTCAAGCCGCATCACTGGCTGTGGCCAACCAAACCACCGTTGAGAGATTAAACAGTAGTAAGAAGTCTTTACTGAATCTAGAGTCGTCCGTGTCTAGTGCTACCTCAATTGTTAGCGGCATCAGAGATATTTCAGAGCAAACTAACTTACTGGCTTTAAACGCAGCCATTGAAGCCGCACGAGCGGGAGAACATGGGCGAGGTTTTGCCGTTGTCGCATCGGAAGTTCGAACACTATCGAGTCGAACACAACAATCATTAGAAGAAATCACTGAAATTTTTGCCCTTCTCTCCTCCGCCACCAGCAAACTTAAAAACAACCTAGAGCTTATTGAAAGCGCCTCGACAGAACAGATAAGCTTAACTCAAACATTGGGGCAATCTGCTCAAGAGGTGCTTGAAAAGTCTAAGCAATCTACTCAGCTCGCAAAAAAATCAACTGGCTATGCTGCGGAGCAAAAACTTGGCATGAGTGACCTTAATGACGCTGTCGTCAAAGTGAGGGAGCAAGCCAATGAGTCTGAAGAGTTTATGTCTAAAGTGACAGATAGTATCAAGCAAAAAATTCAAGACATCACCACAACGCTGGGTATCAAATAA
- the serA gene encoding phosphoglycerate dehydrogenase has protein sequence MSSNSLDKDKIKILLLEGVHQSALDALHDAGYSNIEYHKTALAEDELIEKIAEAHFIGIRSRTQLTEKVLEHANKLVAIGCFCIGTNQVNLDAASAKGIVVFNAPFSNTRSVAELVLGQLILLLRGIPAKNAACHRGGWIKSAVGSYETRGKRLGIIGYGSIGTQLSVLAESLGMDVCFYDIVTKLPLGNARQIKSLKELLSTSDIISLHVPETNSTKMMIGAKEVSQMKKGSIFINASRGTVADLDAVADAIKSGNLGGAAVDVFPVEPKGNDEEFVSPLRGLDNVILTPHVGGSTMEAQENIGVEVADKLIKYSDVGTTTAAVNFPEVALPAQADNHRILHIHENRPGVLSKINAIFSEHNINITGQYLRTTEKLGYMVMDVDAEEGELALEKVKEVEGTVKARVLF, from the coding sequence ATGAGTAGTAACTCACTAGACAAAGACAAAATCAAAATCTTGTTATTAGAAGGCGTTCATCAATCTGCACTGGATGCATTGCATGACGCAGGCTATAGCAACATTGAGTATCATAAAACCGCATTAGCAGAGGATGAATTGATCGAAAAAATCGCGGAAGCGCATTTTATTGGCATTCGATCTCGTACTCAATTAACCGAGAAGGTGTTAGAACATGCCAATAAATTGGTTGCTATTGGTTGTTTCTGCATTGGTACTAACCAAGTTAATTTAGACGCAGCAAGTGCAAAAGGCATCGTTGTCTTCAATGCACCGTTCTCGAATACGCGTAGCGTAGCAGAGTTAGTGCTTGGTCAATTGATTCTATTGCTTCGAGGTATTCCTGCAAAAAATGCAGCGTGTCATCGTGGTGGCTGGATTAAATCTGCCGTCGGTTCTTATGAGACTCGTGGTAAGCGTTTAGGTATTATTGGTTATGGCAGCATCGGTACACAGTTGAGCGTACTAGCAGAATCTCTAGGCATGGACGTTTGCTTTTACGACATTGTTACTAAATTGCCTTTGGGTAATGCGCGCCAAATCAAAAGCCTGAAAGAATTGTTGTCTACCAGCGATATTATCAGTCTGCATGTGCCAGAAACCAACTCGACTAAAATGATGATCGGCGCGAAAGAAGTGTCTCAAATGAAGAAAGGTTCTATCTTCATTAACGCTTCTCGTGGCACGGTTGCGGATCTTGATGCGGTGGCTGACGCCATTAAATCTGGAAATCTAGGCGGCGCAGCGGTCGATGTGTTTCCTGTTGAGCCAAAAGGTAATGACGAAGAGTTCGTTTCTCCATTGCGCGGTTTAGACAATGTGATTCTAACGCCTCATGTTGGTGGTAGCACCATGGAAGCGCAAGAGAACATCGGTGTTGAAGTGGCTGATAAACTGATTAAATACTCTGATGTGGGTACCACAACGGCTGCGGTTAACTTCCCTGAAGTGGCATTGCCTGCTCAAGCAGACAATCATCGTATCTTGCACATTCACGAGAACCGTCCTGGTGTACTGTCTAAGATCAACGCTATTTTCTCTGAACATAACATTAACATTACAGGCCAGTATCTTCGTACCACGGAGAAACTTGGCTATATGGTGATGGATGTTGATGCAGAAGAAGGTGAATTGGCTCTTGAGAAAGTCAAAGAAGTTGAAGGAACAGTTAAAGCTCGTGTTTTGTTTTAA
- the trmA gene encoding tRNA (uridine(54)-C5)-methyltransferase TrmA, with product MRPDQIQPEMYEKQLQDKQAELAKLMVSLSLPEMEVYASQPSHYRMRAEFRIWHEGDDLYYAMFDPADPRTPIRTDQFLAASHLINELMPKLIDAVRDTPILRHKLFQVDFLTTTTGEALISLLYHKPIDDEWNAAAQQLNDAFPACHFIGRSRKKKQILTRDFVMETLTVHGQKFHYQQVENSFTQPNASISEKMLEWALDVTKEASGDLLEMYCGNGNFSIPLARRFDRVVATEISKVSVNSAQLNIAINGMHNVQVVKMASEDVSAALNGDVELPKGLVQAGVSELTPSVVLVDPPRAGLDDATVELIRKIDSILYISCNPETLKSNLESLSSTHEVVRFAMFDQFPYTHHVETGVYLQRKQPV from the coding sequence ATGAGACCGGATCAAATCCAACCAGAAATGTATGAAAAGCAGCTGCAAGATAAGCAAGCTGAATTAGCCAAATTAATGGTGAGTTTGTCATTGCCTGAGATGGAAGTATACGCGAGCCAGCCTTCTCACTATCGTATGCGCGCTGAGTTTCGAATTTGGCATGAAGGCGATGACTTATATTATGCGATGTTTGATCCTGCGGATCCTAGAACCCCAATTCGTACCGATCAGTTTCTTGCTGCTTCTCATCTTATTAATGAGTTGATGCCAAAATTGATTGATGCAGTACGAGATACGCCGATATTGCGACATAAACTTTTCCAGGTCGATTTTTTAACGACCACTACAGGAGAAGCTTTGATTAGCTTGCTTTATCATAAGCCGATTGATGATGAGTGGAATGCCGCCGCACAGCAGCTTAATGACGCGTTTCCGGCTTGCCATTTTATTGGTCGTAGTCGTAAGAAAAAGCAAATTTTGACCCGTGATTTTGTCATGGAAACCTTGACCGTACATGGCCAAAAATTTCATTATCAGCAGGTAGAAAATAGCTTCACTCAGCCTAATGCCAGCATCAGTGAAAAAATGTTGGAATGGGCATTGGACGTAACAAAAGAAGCGTCAGGCGATTTGTTAGAAATGTATTGTGGTAATGGTAATTTTTCCATTCCTCTGGCTCGACGTTTTGACCGCGTGGTGGCGACGGAAATTTCAAAAGTCTCGGTTAACTCGGCACAGTTAAACATTGCGATTAACGGCATGCATAATGTTCAAGTGGTCAAAATGGCCAGTGAAGACGTTTCTGCCGCGTTAAACGGTGATGTTGAGTTGCCAAAGGGCCTTGTTCAAGCGGGTGTTAGTGAACTTACCCCTTCTGTTGTGCTGGTTGATCCACCTCGTGCAGGTTTGGATGACGCAACGGTTGAATTGATTCGCAAGATAGATTCCATTCTTTATATTTCATGTAACCCTGAAACACTGAAGTCAAACTTAGAGTCATTGTCGAGTACACATGAAGTAGTGCGTTTCGCCATGTTTGATCAGTTTCCCTATACTCATCATGTAGAAACAGGTGTGTATTTACAGAGAAAACAACCCGTCTAA
- the mtnN gene encoding 5'-methylthioadenosine/S-adenosylhomocysteine nucleosidase, whose amino-acid sequence MSVIGLIGAMDEEVAVIKAWMTDVREQTIAGCDFFVGSFEGKEVVLLKSGIGKVNAAVSTTLLLSQFQPEYVINIGSAGGFDVDLQVGDVVISDQVVHHDVDVTAFGYVMGQVPNMPATYAANTDLVNQAKKALQTVTQVQAKVGLIGTGDSFMNDPVRVEAVRAIFPELVAVEMEAAAVAQVCFKFGTPFVVVRSLSDIAGKESSQSFEEYLQVAAENSSLMIQQMLKGY is encoded by the coding sequence ATGAGCGTAATCGGGTTAATTGGCGCCATGGACGAAGAAGTGGCCGTCATCAAAGCGTGGATGACAGATGTTCGTGAACAGACCATTGCAGGTTGTGATTTTTTTGTTGGATCTTTTGAAGGCAAAGAAGTGGTTTTGCTTAAATCCGGTATTGGTAAGGTAAATGCGGCTGTGTCGACTACTTTGTTGCTTTCTCAGTTCCAGCCAGAATATGTGATAAACATTGGTTCTGCTGGTGGCTTTGATGTTGATTTACAAGTTGGAGATGTCGTGATTTCGGATCAAGTGGTTCATCATGATGTGGATGTCACTGCGTTTGGTTATGTGATGGGGCAGGTTCCAAACATGCCTGCGACGTATGCAGCGAACACAGATTTAGTGAATCAGGCGAAAAAAGCCTTACAGACCGTGACTCAAGTACAAGCCAAAGTTGGTTTGATTGGAACAGGGGATAGTTTTATGAATGATCCTGTTCGAGTGGAAGCGGTTAGAGCTATTTTTCCTGAACTTGTGGCGGTCGAAATGGAAGCCGCTGCTGTTGCGCAGGTGTGTTTCAAGTTTGGAACGCCTTTTGTTGTGGTGCGTTCATTGTCTGATATCGCGGGTAAGGAGTCTTCTCAGAGTTTTGAGGAGTATCTTCAAGTTGCGGCGGAAAATTCATCTCTGATGATTCAGCAAATGCTTAAAGGCTACTAA
- a CDS encoding substrate-binding domain-containing protein yields MSLDLMDSYDFYQLSPRQGPLAEQFTTVVNSPPSPIRVPQKRAVRIALLLFGDINAIDNRSLLMSFKKRMRELGIDYRLDTYIGSSQNSSDITPYFKIAEAQPDYIVMTELGFVQRRFLERFLRTSKAPKVILYDFASPLAHWMNHPPLMYIGFDQKKATIMLASYLDRQLPPDASISALVLPSGYLGYVRCDVFLNEMMKYNRRISHIRVVSDNKKSAFEAAQSLLKKDPSDFIFSCSQNISDGVVAALKEKSLAPNIQTNSWGLPLHGISDLVSRRVKVSVLFMKDDLSIALAEAIKMDLEGKNMPNLYVAHSTLMPAELDAESIRLMVQQAYHYSVELWQE; encoded by the coding sequence ATGTCGCTTGATCTGATGGACAGTTATGATTTTTATCAACTTAGTCCAAGGCAAGGGCCTTTGGCAGAACAGTTTACAACCGTAGTAAACTCGCCTCCTAGTCCAATTCGAGTCCCTCAAAAAAGAGCGGTGCGTATTGCGTTGCTATTATTTGGGGATATAAATGCTATAGACAATAGATCGTTGTTAATGTCATTTAAAAAACGCATGCGAGAGTTAGGAATCGATTATCGACTTGATACTTACATTGGCAGCTCTCAGAATAGCAGCGACATAACGCCTTATTTCAAAATAGCAGAAGCTCAGCCTGATTATATTGTGATGACTGAGCTGGGCTTTGTTCAGCGCCGCTTCTTAGAGCGCTTTTTACGCACCAGTAAAGCTCCGAAGGTGATTCTTTATGATTTTGCCTCGCCGTTGGCTCATTGGATGAATCACCCTCCTCTAATGTACATTGGTTTTGATCAAAAAAAGGCAACCATCATGCTTGCCAGTTATCTCGATCGCCAGCTGCCTCCAGACGCAAGTATCTCAGCATTGGTTTTACCATCAGGCTATCTTGGCTATGTACGCTGCGATGTATTTCTAAATGAAATGATGAAATACAATCGTCGTATCAGTCACATTAGAGTGGTTTCAGACAATAAAAAAAGTGCTTTTGAGGCGGCCCAATCATTATTGAAAAAGGATCCATCAGACTTTATTTTTAGTTGCTCTCAGAATATTTCTGATGGTGTCGTGGCCGCACTAAAAGAAAAGAGTCTCGCTCCAAACATTCAAACAAATTCGTGGGGACTACCTTTGCATGGGATATCTGATCTGGTAAGCCGTCGGGTGAAAGTGAGCGTTCTCTTTATGAAGGATGATCTATCTATCGCGTTAGCAGAAGCAATTAAAATGGACCTTGAAGGAAAGAATATGCCCAATCTTTATGTCGCACATTCTACGTTAATGCCTGCTGAGCTAGACGCTGAAAGTATTCGTTTGATGGTGCAGCAGGCCTACCATTACTCGGTGGAACTATGGCAAGAGTAA
- the fba gene encoding class II fructose-bisphosphate aldolase (catalyzes the reversible aldol condensation of dihydroxyacetonephosphate and glyceraldehyde 3-phosphate in the Calvin cycle, glycolysis, and/or gluconeogenesis): MPLISMRQLLDHAAEHSYGLPAFNVNNMEQVKAIMEAANEVNSPVIMQASAGARQYAGSHFLRHLISAAIEDYPHIPVVMHQDHGTSPAICQRSIQLGFSSVMMDGSLMADGKTPASYDYNVDVTRRTVEFAHACGVSVEGELGVLGSLETGEAGEEDGVGAEGILTMDQMLTDPQEAVDFVNATGIDALAVAIGTSHGAYKFTRPPTGDILDIERIAKIVELLPNTHIVLHGSSSVPQDWLEIINQFGGEIPETYGVPIDEIVKAIRYGVRKVNIDTDLRLAATGAIRRSLAEHKGNFDPRKYLTESIKAMKAVCIDRYEAFGSAGQASRIQTMDLEEMAVRYERGEYSGGRTF; the protein is encoded by the coding sequence ATGCCTTTAATTAGTATGCGTCAACTGCTGGATCATGCCGCGGAGCACAGCTATGGCTTACCAGCCTTCAATGTGAACAACATGGAGCAGGTTAAAGCCATCATGGAAGCCGCTAACGAAGTGAATTCACCTGTTATCATGCAGGCGTCGGCAGGAGCTCGACAATATGCGGGTTCGCATTTTTTGCGCCACTTGATTTCAGCTGCCATTGAAGATTATCCACATATCCCTGTGGTAATGCATCAGGATCATGGTACATCTCCAGCTATTTGCCAACGTTCAATCCAGTTAGGTTTCTCATCTGTGATGATGGATGGTTCCTTGATGGCTGACGGCAAAACCCCTGCTAGTTATGACTACAATGTGGATGTGACTCGTCGTACGGTTGAGTTCGCTCACGCTTGTGGTGTGTCTGTGGAAGGAGAGTTGGGCGTTTTGGGTTCACTCGAAACGGGTGAAGCGGGCGAAGAAGACGGTGTTGGCGCGGAAGGCATTTTGACAATGGATCAAATGTTAACGGATCCACAAGAAGCTGTTGATTTTGTTAATGCGACAGGTATCGATGCTTTGGCAGTTGCGATTGGTACCAGCCACGGTGCGTACAAGTTTACACGCCCACCAACGGGTGACATTCTTGATATCGAGCGTATCGCGAAGATCGTTGAATTGTTACCTAATACTCACATTGTATTGCATGGTTCTTCTTCTGTACCTCAAGACTGGTTAGAAATCATCAATCAATTCGGTGGCGAAATTCCAGAGACGTATGGTGTACCGATTGACGAGATCGTAAAAGCGATTCGTTATGGTGTTCGTAAGGTCAATATTGATACGGATTTACGTTTAGCGGCAACAGGGGCTATTCGTCGTAGTTTGGCTGAGCACAAAGGTAACTTTGATCCACGTAAATATTTAACAGAAAGTATCAAGGCGATGAAGGCGGTTTGTATTGATCGTTATGAAGCGTTTGGTTCTGCCGGTCAAGCTTCCCGTATCCAAACTATGGATCTTGAAGAAATGGCTGTGCGTTATGAGCGTGGTGAATATTCAGGTGGACGCACTTTTTAA
- a CDS encoding phosphoglycerate kinase, which translates to MTVINMKNVDLTNKRVLIREDLNVPVKNGKVTSDARIRAALPTIKLALAAGAKVMVMSHLGRPTEGQYEDAYSLQPVATHLASLLGQDVPLVKDWLDGVDVESGQLVLVENVRFNLGEANDDDALSRKMAALCDVFVMDAFGTAHRAQASTHGVAKFAPIACAGPLLSAELEALEKALAKPARPMAAIVGGSKVSTKLIVLESLSDKVDQLIVGGGIANTFLAAAGFPVGKSLYEKDLIPQAKALMAKTSIPLPEDVVVATAFASDAVATVKNAADVAPDDMILDIGPKAAIAFAALLEKSQTIIWNGPVGVFEFDQFGGGTKALAMAIANSKGFSIAGGGDTLAAVDKYDIADQVSYISTGGGAFLEFVEGKVLPAVAMLESRAQN; encoded by the coding sequence ATGACGGTAATTAATATGAAAAACGTAGATCTGACGAATAAACGAGTGTTAATTCGTGAAGACCTAAATGTACCAGTAAAAAACGGCAAAGTAACCAGCGATGCGCGTATTCGTGCCGCATTGCCAACCATTAAATTGGCGTTGGCGGCGGGCGCAAAAGTCATGGTGATGTCTCACCTTGGTCGTCCAACAGAAGGTCAGTACGAAGACGCCTACTCGCTTCAACCTGTTGCTACACATTTAGCGAGTTTGTTAGGGCAAGACGTTCCTCTTGTCAAAGATTGGCTAGATGGTGTTGATGTTGAATCGGGTCAATTGGTCTTGGTTGAAAATGTTCGTTTTAATTTAGGTGAAGCGAATGATGACGATGCCTTATCTAGAAAAATGGCGGCGTTGTGCGATGTGTTTGTGATGGATGCGTTTGGTACCGCGCACCGCGCACAAGCGTCAACTCATGGCGTGGCGAAGTTCGCCCCCATCGCTTGTGCAGGACCATTATTGTCAGCAGAGTTAGAGGCGTTAGAAAAAGCGTTGGCAAAACCTGCCCGCCCGATGGCGGCAATCGTTGGCGGGTCGAAAGTATCGACTAAACTGATCGTTCTTGAGTCTTTATCTGACAAGGTTGACCAATTGATTGTGGGTGGCGGTATTGCGAATACCTTCTTGGCCGCTGCGGGTTTTCCTGTTGGCAAATCGTTGTACGAAAAAGATTTAATACCGCAGGCTAAAGCCTTAATGGCGAAAACCAGTATTCCGCTACCTGAAGATGTTGTCGTTGCGACAGCGTTTGCTTCTGATGCGGTAGCAACCGTTAAAAATGCTGCCGATGTTGCTCCTGATGACATGATTTTAGATATTGGGCCAAAAGCAGCGATTGCCTTTGCGGCTTTACTTGAAAAATCCCAGACGATTATCTGGAACGGTCCAGTGGGTGTGTTTGAGTTTGATCAGTTCGGCGGTGGAACCAAAGCATTAGCGATGGCCATTGCGAACAGTAAAGGTTTTTCAATTGCCGGTGGTGGCGATACATTGGCCGCGGTTGATAAGTATGATATTGCGGATCAAGTGTCTTATATATCAACGGGTGGTGGCGCATTTCTAGAATTTGTTGAAGGAAAAGTGCTTCCAGCTGTTGCGATGTTGGAATCTCGCGCGCAAAATTAG